The Chlorocebus sabaeus isolate Y175 chromosome 9, mChlSab1.0.hap1, whole genome shotgun sequence genome includes a window with the following:
- the KAZALD1 gene encoding kazal-type serine protease inhibitor domain-containing protein 1, with amino-acid sequence MPPPPAAALALPVLLLLLMVRTPLPTGARPSSGPDYLRRGWLRLLAEGEGCAPCRPEECAAPRGCLAGWVRDACGCCWECANLEGQLCDLDPSAHFYGHCGEQLECRLDTGGDLSRGEVPEPLCACRSQSPLCGSDGHTYAQICRLQEAARARPAANLTVAHPGPCESGPQIVSHPYDTWNVTGQDVIFGCEVFAYPMASIEWRKDGLDIQLPGDDPHISVQFRGGPQRFEVTGWLQIQAVRPSDEGTYRCLARNALGQVEAPASLTVLTPDQLNSTGIPQLRSLNLVPEEEAESQESDDYY; translated from the exons ATGCCGCCGCCGCCTGCAGCTGCCTTGGCGCTGCCTGTGCTCCTGCTACTGCTGATGGTGCGGACGCCGCTCCCGACCGGCGCAAGGCCGTCGTCAGGCCCAGATTACCTGCGGCGCGGCTGGCTGCGGCTGCTAGCGGAGGGCGAGGGCTGCGCTCCCTGCCGGCCAGAAGAGTGCGCCGCGCCGCGGGGTTGCCTGGCGGGCTGGGTGCGCGACGCGTGCGGCTGCTGCTGGGAATGCGCCAACCTCGAGGGCCAGCTCTGCGACCTGGACCCCAGTGCTCACTTCTACGGGCACTGCGGCGAGCAGCTTGAGTGCCGGCTGGACACAGGCGGCGACCTGAGCCGCGGAGAGGTGCCAGAACCTCTGTGTGCCTGTCGCTCGCAGAGCCCGCTCTGTGGGTCCGACGGTCACACCTACGCCCAGATCTGCCGCCTGCAGGAGGCGGCCCGCGCTCGGCCTGCTGCCAACCTCACTGTGGCACACCCGGGGCCCTGCGAATCGG GGCCCCAGATTGTGTCACATCCATATGACACTTGGAATGTGACAGGGCAGGATGTGATCTTTGGCTGTGAGGTGTTTGCCTACCCCATGGCCTCCATCGAGTGGAGGAAGGATGGCTTGGACATCCAGCTGCCAGGGGATGACCCCCACATCTCCGTGCAG TTTAGGGGTGGACCCCAGAGGTTTGAGGTGACTGGCTGGCTGCAGATCCAGGCTGTGCGTCCCAGCGATGAGGGCACCTACCGCTGCCTTGCCCGCAATGCACTGGGTCAGGTGGAGGCCCCTGCTAGCTTGACAGTGCTCACACCTG ACCAGCTGAATTCTACAGGCATCCCCCAGCTGCGATCACTAAACCTGGTTCCCGAGGAGGAAGCTGAGAGTCAAGAGAGTGACGATTACTACTAG